In one Bacillus sp. PK3_68 genomic region, the following are encoded:
- a CDS encoding protein arginine kinase — MSLEKFINQAVSSWMSNEGPQADIVLSSRVRLARNLDNYHFPPFLKADEAEEMTAKISEGIQEKYPLELLKMEELSPLQKRVLVEKHLISPYLADTSTYGAVLLSDAEDISIMINEEDHIRIQCLSPGLQLKETLKKANDLDDAIEANVEYAFDEKRGYLTSCPTNVGTGLRASVMIHLPGLTLTQQLNRIVPAISQLGFVVRGIYGEGSEALGNIFQISNQLTLGKSEADIVEDLISIVHQIIEHEKSAREALANASSIRLEDKVFRSYGVLTNSRIIETKEAAQCLSDVRLGIDIGYISNVSRSILNELMILTQPGFLQQYAGGPLHPEERDIRRAALIRERLQLEENC; from the coding sequence ATGTCTCTAGAAAAGTTTATTAATCAGGCTGTCAGCTCCTGGATGAGCAATGAAGGTCCTCAGGCAGATATTGTTTTAAGTTCAAGGGTTCGTCTTGCTAGAAATTTAGACAATTATCATTTTCCTCCATTCTTAAAAGCAGACGAAGCAGAGGAGATGACCGCCAAGATCAGTGAAGGCATACAAGAGAAATATCCGCTTGAATTGTTAAAAATGGAGGAATTGTCTCCGTTACAAAAGCGAGTGCTTGTAGAGAAACACTTGATTAGCCCATACTTAGCTGATACCTCTACCTATGGGGCCGTCCTTCTTTCGGATGCAGAGGACATTAGTATTATGATCAACGAAGAAGATCACATTCGGATCCAGTGTCTTTCTCCAGGCTTGCAGTTAAAAGAAACTCTGAAAAAAGCAAACGATCTTGATGATGCCATTGAGGCAAACGTAGAATATGCTTTTGATGAAAAAAGAGGATATTTAACGAGCTGTCCAACAAACGTGGGTACAGGGTTACGAGCGTCAGTGATGATTCATTTGCCGGGATTAACCCTGACCCAACAGCTTAACCGGATTGTTCCGGCAATCAGCCAGCTGGGATTTGTAGTTAGAGGTATATATGGAGAAGGCAGTGAAGCTTTAGGAAACATCTTTCAAATATCGAACCAGTTGACTCTGGGAAAATCCGAGGCGGATATAGTAGAAGATTTGATAAGTATCGTCCATCAGATTATCGAACATGAGAAGTCAGCAAGAGAAGCTTTAGCCAACGCATCTTCTATCCGTTTAGAGGATAAAGTATTCCGCTCTTATGGTGTATTAACAAACAGCCGGATTATTGAAACAAAAGAAGCAGCCCAGTGTTTATCAGATGTAAGACTAGGAATTGATATCGGTTATATTAGCAATGTTTCCAGAAGCATTTTAAATGAATTGATGATTTTAACACAACCGGGCTTTCTGCAGCAATATGCCGGTGGACCGCTCCACCCCGAAGAAAGGGATATCCGGCGTGCAGCATTAATTAGAGAGCGGCTACAGTTAGAAGAAAATTGTTGA
- the clpC gene encoding ATP-dependent protease ATP-binding subunit ClpC, producing MMFGRFTERAQKVLALAQEEAIRLGHSNIGTEHILLGLVREGEGIAAKALYGLGLSAEKIQEEVENLIGRGEGSAQTVHYTPRAKKVTELSMDEARKLGHSYVGTEHILLGLIREGEGVAARVLSNLGVSLNKARQQVLQLLGNNETNGHQGGSTSNANTPTLDGLARDLTVIAREGSLDPVIGRSKEIQRVIEVLSRRTKNNPVLIGEPGVGKTAIAEGLAQQIVNNEVPETLRNKRVMTLDMGTVVAGTKYRGEFEDRLKKVMDEIRQAGNIILFIDELHTLIGAGGAEGAIDASNILKPSLARGELQCIGATTLDEYRKYIEKDAALERRFQPIQVDEPTLEESIQILKGLRDRYEAHHRVSITDDAIDAAVKMSDRYISDRFLPDKAIDLIDEAGSKVRLRSFTTPPNLKELEVKLEGIRKEKDAAVQSQEFEKAASLRDAEQKLREELEKTKNNWKEKQGKENSEVTVEDIAKVVSSWTGIPVSKLAQTETERLLNLEEILHSRLIGQEEAVKAVSKAVRRARAGLKDPKRPIGSFIFLGPTGVGKTELAKALAESMFGDEDAMIRIDMSEYMEKHSTSRLVGSPPGYVGYDEGGQLTEKVRRKPYSVILLDEIEKAHPDVFNILLQVLEDGRLTDSKGRTVDFRNTVLIMTSNVGADSLRRNKYVGFNIQDGEQDFKDMKGKVMEELKRAFRPEFINRIDEIIVFHALEKKHLKEIVTLMADQLTQRLKEQGIIVDLSDRAKEKIADEGYDPEYGARPLRRALQKQVEDRLSEELLKGKVLAGQQVIVDVEDGNFIVTTKEPSAAK from the coding sequence ATGATGTTTGGTCGTTTTACAGAAAGAGCACAAAAAGTATTAGCGCTTGCGCAAGAAGAAGCAATTCGTCTAGGGCACAGCAATATTGGAACAGAACATATTTTACTAGGTCTAGTGCGTGAAGGAGAAGGCATCGCAGCAAAAGCACTTTATGGCCTTGGACTCAGCGCAGAGAAAATTCAAGAGGAAGTCGAAAATTTAATCGGAAGAGGAGAAGGCAGCGCTCAAACAGTCCATTACACTCCTCGCGCAAAAAAGGTAACGGAATTATCAATGGACGAAGCGAGAAAGCTCGGACATTCTTACGTTGGAACAGAACATATCTTACTTGGATTAATCCGAGAAGGAGAAGGAGTAGCAGCCCGCGTTCTTAGCAACTTAGGAGTTAGCTTAAATAAAGCGCGGCAGCAAGTGCTTCAGCTGCTCGGTAACAACGAGACCAATGGTCACCAGGGCGGTTCAACATCGAATGCCAATACACCTACACTGGATGGCTTGGCTCGGGATCTAACAGTGATTGCAAGAGAAGGAAGCTTAGACCCTGTTATTGGTCGCAGCAAGGAAATTCAGCGGGTGATCGAAGTTCTAAGCAGAAGAACAAAAAATAATCCGGTTCTTATCGGTGAGCCAGGTGTAGGTAAAACAGCTATTGCTGAAGGGCTTGCCCAACAAATTGTTAATAATGAAGTGCCGGAAACACTCCGGAATAAACGTGTAATGACTCTTGATATGGGTACAGTCGTAGCAGGAACAAAGTATCGGGGCGAATTTGAAGACCGCTTAAAGAAAGTGATGGATGAAATTCGTCAAGCCGGCAATATTATCTTATTCATTGATGAGCTTCATACCTTAATTGGAGCGGGTGGAGCAGAGGGAGCCATTGATGCTTCGAATATTTTAAAACCTTCCCTTGCTCGCGGTGAGTTACAGTGCATTGGCGCAACAACGCTAGATGAATACAGAAAATATATTGAAAAGGATGCAGCCCTTGAGCGGCGCTTCCAGCCAATCCAAGTTGATGAACCGACATTGGAAGAATCTATTCAGATCTTAAAAGGATTAAGAGACCGCTATGAAGCGCATCACCGTGTATCTATTACAGATGATGCCATTGATGCAGCAGTCAAAATGTCTGATCGCTATATTTCAGACCGTTTCCTTCCGGATAAAGCGATTGATTTAATTGATGAGGCTGGTTCGAAAGTTCGTTTGCGTTCATTCACGACTCCTCCTAATTTGAAAGAATTAGAAGTAAAGTTGGAAGGAATACGCAAGGAAAAAGACGCAGCTGTTCAAAGTCAGGAATTTGAGAAGGCCGCTTCTCTGCGTGACGCTGAACAAAAGCTGCGGGAAGAGCTAGAAAAAACAAAGAATAATTGGAAAGAAAAGCAAGGTAAAGAAAACAGTGAAGTAACAGTTGAAGATATTGCAAAAGTAGTATCTAGCTGGACGGGAATCCCAGTTTCCAAGCTAGCTCAAACAGAAACGGAACGATTGCTTAACCTAGAGGAAATCTTGCACTCCCGTTTAATTGGTCAAGAAGAAGCAGTGAAAGCTGTTTCTAAGGCTGTCCGCCGGGCCAGAGCTGGTCTAAAAGATCCGAAACGGCCAATTGGTTCCTTTATCTTCCTTGGTCCTACAGGTGTAGGTAAAACAGAGCTTGCTAAAGCGCTGGCAGAATCTATGTTTGGTGATGAAGATGCCATGATCCGCATCGATATGTCTGAATACATGGAGAAACATTCAACCTCTCGACTTGTTGGATCACCTCCAGGCTATGTCGGCTACGATGAAGGCGGTCAGCTCACAGAAAAAGTACGACGCAAGCCATACTCTGTTATCTTGCTTGATGAAATTGAAAAAGCTCACCCGGATGTATTCAATATTTTATTGCAAGTGTTAGAAGACGGCCGGTTAACAGACTCTAAAGGTCGTACCGTTGACTTCCGTAACACAGTGCTGATTATGACATCAAATGTGGGAGCGGACTCTTTGCGCCGAAACAAATATGTCGGCTTTAACATTCAAGATGGTGAACAAGATTTCAAAGACATGAAGGGCAAAGTAATGGAAGAGTTAAAGCGGGCGTTCCGTCCAGAATTTATTAACCGTATTGATGAAATTATCGTTTTCCATGCTTTAGAGAAAAAGCATTTAAAAGAAATTGTTACATTAATGGCTGACCAGTTGACGCAACGTTTGAAAGAACAAGGGATTATTGTCGATTTATCTGACCGTGCGAAGGAAAAAATTGCCGATGAAGGCTATGATCCAGAGTATGGAGCCCGTCCTTTACGTCGAGCATTACAAAAGCAAGTGGAAGATCGTTTATCGGAAGAATTGCTTAAAGGCAAGGTTTTAGCAGGTCAGCAAGTTATTGTAGATGTAGAAGATGGTAACTTCATTGTAACAACGAAAGAACCATCGGCTGCAAAATAA
- a CDS encoding CtsR family transcriptional regulator, with the protein MRNISDIIEDYLKRVLEMSGSEIVEIKRNEVAEKFQCVPSQINYVINTRFTIEKGYMVESKRGGGGYIRIIKVQVHDQHDLIEQLVSLVGNQISQSAAENLIYRLVEEKVISEREAKIMISVMDRSVLYIDLPERDELRARMITSMLMALKYK; encoded by the coding sequence ATGCGTAATATATCTGATATTATTGAGGACTATTTAAAGAGAGTTCTTGAAATGAGTGGAAGTGAAATTGTAGAAATCAAGAGAAATGAAGTAGCTGAAAAATTTCAATGTGTTCCCTCGCAGATTAATTACGTGATCAATACACGCTTTACCATTGAGAAAGGATACATGGTAGAGAGCAAGAGAGGGGGCGGAGGTTATATCCGCATTATAAAAGTACAAGTGCATGATCAGCATGATTTAATTGAACAATTAGTTTCATTGGTGGGGAACCAAATTTCACAGTCAGCAGCAGAGAATTTAATCTATCGTCTAGTAGAAGAAAAAGTAATTTCAGAACGTGAAGCAAAAATTATGATCAGTGTAATGGATCGTTCTGTTTTATATATTGATCTTCCAGAAAGAGATGAGCTCCGAGCGAGAATGATTACTTCTATGCTAATGGCCTTGAAATATAAATAA
- the radA gene encoding DNA repair protein RadA, translating into MAKKKTKFICQSCGYESAKWMGRCPGCGEWNQMVEEVAITGTPKRTFMHSEQTVTSKPTKLSNVETIQEPRVKTRLKEFNRVLGGGVVPGSLVLIGGDPGIGKSTLLLQVSAQLAANKSRVLYISGEESVKQTKLRAERLAVKEEELFIYSETNLQLIHTAIEQLSPSFVIIDSIQTVYHPEVTSAPGSVSQVRECTAELMRIAKVNGIAIFIVGHVTKEGSIAGPRLLEHMVDTVLYFEGERHHTYRILRAVKNRFGSTNEMGIFEMKEEGLEEVENPSEIFLEERSQGSSGSTVVASMEGTRPVLVEIQALVSPTVFGNPRRMATGMDHNRVTLLMAVLEKRVGLLLQNQDAYLKVAGGVKLDEPAIDLAIAVSIASSFRDQPTNSTDCIIGEVGLTGEVRRVSRIEQRVFEAAKLGFTRIILPANNLGGWKVPEGIETVGVSTVNEALQLVFGK; encoded by the coding sequence ATGGCCAAGAAGAAAACAAAGTTTATTTGTCAGTCCTGCGGTTATGAATCGGCAAAGTGGATGGGGCGTTGTCCGGGGTGTGGAGAATGGAATCAAATGGTGGAGGAAGTCGCTATTACAGGGACACCTAAAAGGACCTTTATGCATTCGGAGCAAACGGTTACCTCTAAGCCAACAAAGCTTTCAAATGTGGAAACGATTCAGGAACCACGAGTAAAAACAAGGTTAAAAGAGTTCAATCGGGTGTTAGGCGGAGGTGTTGTACCTGGTTCACTCGTGTTAATTGGAGGAGATCCGGGAATAGGGAAGTCAACTTTGCTGTTGCAGGTTTCCGCTCAATTAGCAGCAAACAAAAGCAGGGTATTATACATTTCCGGCGAAGAATCTGTTAAGCAGACTAAATTAAGAGCAGAAAGATTAGCTGTGAAGGAAGAGGAGCTCTTTATTTATTCGGAGACAAATTTACAGTTGATCCATACGGCGATTGAGCAACTTTCTCCTTCATTTGTTATTATTGATTCAATTCAAACTGTCTATCATCCGGAGGTAACTTCAGCACCGGGAAGCGTTTCACAGGTGAGAGAGTGTACAGCTGAGCTAATGAGAATAGCGAAGGTTAACGGTATTGCCATTTTTATTGTGGGGCATGTTACGAAGGAAGGATCTATAGCCGGGCCCAGATTATTGGAGCATATGGTGGATACTGTGTTATATTTTGAAGGAGAGCGTCACCACACGTACCGAATTTTAAGAGCGGTTAAAAACCGCTTCGGTTCCACGAATGAAATGGGAATCTTTGAGATGAAGGAGGAAGGATTAGAAGAAGTAGAAAATCCTTCGGAAATTTTCCTTGAGGAACGCTCCCAAGGTTCTTCGGGATCAACGGTGGTTGCCTCAATGGAAGGCACAAGACCAGTTCTTGTTGAAATTCAGGCACTTGTTTCACCGACTGTTTTTGGAAATCCGCGGCGAATGGCTACGGGTATGGATCACAATCGCGTAACGCTCTTAATGGCTGTGCTTGAAAAGCGAGTGGGTCTTCTATTGCAAAATCAGGATGCTTATTTGAAGGTAGCCGGAGGTGTGAAGCTAGACGAACCGGCTATTGACCTTGCGATTGCTGTCAGCATTGCTTCTAGTTTTCGAGATCAGCCAACTAATTCAACGGATTGCATCATTGGTGAAGTGGGGTTAACAGGAGAAGTGCGGCGGGTTTCGCGAATAGAACAAAGAGTTTTCGAAGCTGCTAAGCTTGGCTTTACAAGGATCATTCTTCCTGCAAATAATCTTGGAGGCTGGAAAGTTCCTGAAGGGATAGAAACTGTTGGTGTTTCTACGGTTAATGAAGCATTACAGCTTGTATTTGGTAAATAA
- a CDS encoding UvrB/UvrC motif-containing protein encodes MFSQHSDFSIGDLLGGLFNLNSSFSSQPAQYPQQKVLKCDNCQTTFQQFVNRGKFGCSHCYEAFQDQLNPILKRLQNGNNLHTGKIPTRIGGTLHLKKEIAGLRERLQQAIAQEEFEAAADIRDQIRSLEKKILSEGGES; translated from the coding sequence ATGTTTAGCCAGCATTCGGACTTTTCTATCGGTGACTTGCTTGGCGGTCTGTTTAATCTTAATTCATCTTTTTCGTCGCAGCCTGCCCAATATCCACAACAGAAGGTTTTAAAATGCGATAATTGTCAAACTACCTTTCAACAGTTTGTTAATAGAGGAAAGTTTGGTTGCTCGCACTGTTACGAAGCCTTTCAAGACCAACTAAACCCTATACTAAAAAGGTTGCAAAATGGAAATAACTTACACACAGGTAAAATACCAACTAGAATTGGTGGCACCCTTCATTTGAAAAAGGAAATAGCCGGATTAAGAGAAAGGTTACAGCAGGCGATTGCGCAAGAGGAGTTTGAAGCGGCAGCTGATATTCGCGACCAAATCCGTTCTCTCGAAAAAAAAATCCTTTCTGAAGGAGGAGAGTCGTGA